The Streptococcus pantholopis genome has a segment encoding these proteins:
- the pyrR gene encoding bifunctional pyr operon transcriptional regulator/uracil phosphoribosyltransferase PyrR, translating into MKTKEIVDDVTMKRAITRITYEIIERNKNLEKIVLAGIKTRGVFIARRIQERLQQLEGLSVPLAELDTKPFRDDRKSDDDTSLMPLDINGREIILVDDVLYTGRTIRAAIDNLVSHGRPSRVSLAVLVDRGHRELPIRADYVGKNIPTSTDEEIIVEVLEYDGKDRVSLASPN; encoded by the coding sequence ATGAAAACAAAAGAAATTGTTGATGATGTGACCATGAAACGTGCCATCACACGCATCACTTACGAGATTATTGAGCGCAATAAAAATCTCGAGAAGATTGTCCTAGCTGGGATAAAGACGAGAGGTGTTTTTATCGCCCGCCGTATTCAGGAACGTCTGCAGCAGCTTGAAGGGCTGTCTGTTCCGCTGGCGGAATTAGATACCAAACCCTTTCGAGATGATAGAAAGAGCGATGATGACACCAGTTTAATGCCACTTGATATTAACGGTAGAGAGATTATTTTGGTTGATGATGTTCTTTATACCGGCCGGACAATTCGGGCTGCTATTGATAATCTCGTCAGCCACGGCCGTCCTTCTCGTGTCAGTCTGGCTGTTCTAGTCGACCGCGGTCATCGGGAACTGCCTATCCGAGCTGATTATGTAGGCAAAAACATTCCTACCAGTACTGATGAAGAAATTATTGTTGAAGTGCTGGAATATGATGGCAAAGACCGTGTCAGTCTGGCATCACCCAATTAA
- a CDS encoding solute carrier family 23 protein, which yields MENIKYDVHERPASGLLIGLSFQHLFAMFGATVLVPILVGIDPAIALFSSGLGTLAHLSVTQYKIPAYMGSSFAYIATMQTLMKSGGIAAVAQGAIAGGLVYLLVALVVKFAGNAWIDKVLPPVVVGPIIIVIGLSLASTAVNDVMLKDGQYNFTYLLIGMVTLLAVILFNIYGKKIIGIIPVLLGLAVGYLFAIAIGFLTKQTIVDFSEVVSSSWFSLPDFDILFLDYSFKFYPSAVLTMAPIAFVTMTEHFGHVMVLNSLTGRDFFKDPGLDRTLTGDGLAQIIAGIFGAPPVTSYGENIGVMALNKIYSVYVIAGAALIAVVMSFIGKVSALLSSIPSPVIGGISIALFGVIASSGLKILIENKVDFDNKKNLLIASVILVSGIGGLMLQINGLQITGVAFSTLLGILLYQILPEK from the coding sequence GTGGAGAATATAAAATACGATGTGCATGAAAGGCCGGCTTCAGGCCTGCTGATTGGCCTTTCCTTTCAGCATCTGTTTGCTATGTTTGGAGCGACAGTCCTGGTGCCAATTCTGGTTGGCATTGACCCGGCTATCGCTCTGTTTTCCAGTGGGCTGGGAACTTTGGCGCATTTATCGGTAACACAGTACAAGATTCCAGCTTATATGGGCTCCAGTTTTGCTTATATTGCGACCATGCAGACTCTGATGAAAAGCGGCGGGATTGCTGCTGTTGCTCAAGGGGCTATAGCAGGGGGCTTGGTTTACTTATTGGTTGCCCTTGTTGTGAAATTTGCCGGAAATGCTTGGATTGATAAAGTTTTACCGCCGGTTGTTGTTGGTCCAATTATTATTGTTATCGGCTTGAGTCTTGCAAGCACAGCAGTTAATGATGTCATGCTTAAAGACGGTCAGTATAATTTCACCTATTTGCTGATTGGCATGGTCACCCTATTAGCTGTTATTCTCTTTAATATATATGGTAAGAAAATTATCGGAATAATTCCTGTTTTGCTCGGTTTAGCAGTCGGTTATCTCTTTGCAATAGCGATTGGTTTTTTAACCAAGCAAACAATTGTTGATTTTTCAGAAGTTGTCAGCAGCTCTTGGTTTTCCCTGCCAGATTTTGATATTCTCTTCTTAGATTATTCTTTTAAATTTTATCCCAGTGCTGTTTTGACAATGGCACCGATTGCCTTTGTGACCATGACGGAGCATTTTGGCCATGTCATGGTCCTTAACAGTCTGACAGGACGTGATTTTTTCAAAGATCCTGGTCTGGACCGAACCTTAACAGGAGATGGTCTGGCTCAGATTATCGCAGGAATCTTCGGAGCACCTCCGGTAACATCATATGGAGAAAACATCGGGGTTATGGCTCTGAATAAAATTTACTCGGTCTATGTGATTGCCGGTGCAGCCCTCATTGCTGTGGTGATGAGTTTTATCGGTAAGGTTTCAGCCTTGCTGTCCTCTATCCCAAGCCCGGTTATCGGCGGTATTTCTATCGCTTTATTCGGCGTCATTGCCTCAAGCGGACTGAAAATTTTGATTGAAAATAAGGTCGATTTTGACAATAAAAAGAATCTTCTGATTGCCAGTGTTATTTTAGTCTCTGGGATTGGCGGCTTAATGCTGCAGATTAATGGCCTGCAAATTACAGGTGTGGCTTTCTCAACGCTTTTAGGGATTCTTTTATACCAAATTCTGCCGGAGAAATAA
- a CDS encoding aspartate carbamoyltransferase catalytic subunit: protein MAVTDGMVSLKHLVTMETLSNEEVLGLIERGLAFKYKKAQYQLDRQYFAANLFFEASTRTHKSFEVAEKKLGLDVIDFDAKTSSVNKGETLYDTILTMSALGVDICVVRHWEVDYYKQLVDSRTIQSAIVNGGDGSGQHPSQSLLDLMTIYEEFGTFDNLKIAIAGDITHSRVARSNMQILKRLGAQLYFAGPSQWYSDEFDVYGKHVSIDEIIDSVDVLMLLRVQHERHGKDGSFSKESYHSLHGLTPSRYQLLKDSAIVMHPAPVNRDVEIADQLVEAPRSRIVAQMQNGVYVRMAIIEAVLQGKV, encoded by the coding sequence ATGGCTGTAACAGATGGAATGGTATCACTGAAACATTTAGTGACTATGGAAACCTTATCCAATGAAGAAGTTCTTGGTTTAATTGAGCGCGGTCTGGCTTTTAAGTATAAAAAAGCACAGTACCAGCTCGACCGGCAGTATTTTGCGGCTAACCTTTTTTTTGAAGCGTCAACCAGAACCCATAAATCATTTGAAGTCGCTGAGAAAAAGCTGGGGCTTGATGTGATTGATTTTGATGCTAAAACCAGCTCTGTCAACAAAGGAGAGACTCTCTATGATACCATTTTAACAATGAGCGCTTTAGGAGTAGATATTTGTGTTGTCCGCCATTGGGAGGTGGACTATTATAAGCAGCTGGTCGACAGCCGAACCATTCAGTCGGCTATTGTTAACGGCGGTGACGGATCAGGCCAGCACCCCAGTCAAAGCCTGCTGGACTTAATGACCATTTATGAAGAATTCGGAACTTTTGACAACTTGAAGATTGCCATTGCCGGCGACATCACTCACTCCCGGGTTGCACGATCCAACATGCAGATTTTAAAGCGTCTGGGGGCTCAGCTTTATTTTGCCGGCCCTTCTCAGTGGTACAGCGATGAATTTGATGTTTACGGAAAGCATGTTTCTATTGATGAGATTATCGATAGCGTCGATGTTTTGATGCTGCTTAGGGTTCAGCATGAGCGCCATGGCAAGGACGGAAGTTTTTCAAAAGAAAGCTACCATAGCCTGCACGGCTTAACTCCCAGCCGCTATCAGCTTTTAAAAGACAGTGCCATTGTCATGCATCCTGCACCAGTCAATCGTGATGTTGAAATCGCTGACCAGCTGGTAGAGGCACCGAGGTCGAGAATTGTTGCCCAAATGCAAAATGGGGTTTATGTCCGTATGGCTATCATTGAGGCTGTGCTGCAGGGTAAAGTATAG
- a CDS encoding carbamoyl phosphate synthase small subunit codes for MTKRLLILEDGTVFTGTAFGADLDVTGEIVFNTGMTGYQESITDQSYNGQILTFTYPLVGNYGINRDDYESILPTCKGVVVREHARRASNWRTQMTLDEFLKAKHIPGIAGIDTRALTKIIRRHGTMKATMASVGDDLDHLKDQLRATVLPTNNVEQVSAKTAYPAPGIGKNIVLVDFGLKHSILREFSKRNCNVTVVSHNITAEEILQLAPDGVMLSNGPGNPEDVPYAAEMIRGIQGKIPIFGICMGHQLFSLANGAKTYKMPFGHRGFNHAVREIATGRIDFTSQNHGYAVERDTLPDCLLVTHEEINDRTVEGVRHRDYPAFSVQFHPDAAPGPHDASYLFDEFLELIDAFKQNQKN; via the coding sequence ATGACAAAAAGACTTTTAATTTTAGAAGACGGAACTGTTTTTACCGGAACGGCTTTTGGTGCTGATCTTGATGTCACTGGTGAGATTGTTTTTAATACTGGTATGACCGGCTATCAGGAATCCATTACCGATCAGTCTTACAATGGACAGATTTTAACCTTCACCTATCCTTTAGTTGGTAATTATGGTATCAACCGTGATGATTATGAATCGATTTTGCCAACCTGCAAGGGAGTGGTTGTGCGGGAACACGCACGAAGGGCCAGCAACTGGCGGACACAGATGACTTTAGATGAGTTTTTAAAAGCTAAGCACATTCCGGGAATTGCCGGGATTGACACCAGGGCTCTGACAAAAATTATCCGTCGGCATGGCACGATGAAAGCGACCATGGCCAGTGTCGGTGATGATTTGGACCATTTGAAAGATCAGCTGCGGGCAACTGTTCTGCCAACCAACAATGTGGAGCAAGTGTCCGCAAAAACGGCTTACCCGGCACCAGGTATTGGTAAGAATATTGTTTTGGTGGATTTTGGTCTGAAGCATTCTATTCTTCGTGAATTTTCTAAACGGAACTGCAATGTGACTGTGGTGTCTCATAATATTACAGCTGAGGAAATTTTACAGCTTGCACCGGACGGTGTCATGCTCTCAAACGGTCCGGGCAATCCTGAGGATGTTCCTTATGCTGCTGAGATGATACGGGGAATTCAAGGGAAGATTCCGATTTTTGGTATTTGCATGGGACACCAGCTTTTTAGTTTAGCAAATGGGGCCAAAACCTATAAAATGCCCTTCGGCCACCGCGGTTTTAACCATGCCGTTCGAGAAATTGCTACCGGGCGTATCGATTTTACCAGTCAAAATCACGGTTATGCTGTTGAACGTGATACTTTGCCGGACTGCCTGCTGGTGACCCATGAAGAAATCAATGACCGGACTGTTGAGGGCGTGCGCCACCGTGATTATCCGGCATTTTCTGTCCAATTTCATCCTGATGCCGCACCGGGTCCGCATGATGCCAGCTATCTTTTTGATGAGTTTTTAGAATTGATAGATGCTTTTAAACAAAATCAAAAAAACTGA
- the carB gene encoding carbamoyl-phosphate synthase large subunit → MPKRTDIQKIMVIGSGPIVIGQAAEFDYAGTQACLALKEEGYSVVLVNSNPATIMTDKEIADQVYIEPITIEFVTRILRKERPDALLPTLGGQTGLNMAMELAKAGILDELGVELLGTKLSAIDQAEDRDLFKQLMEELDQPIPESEIVNSVAEALDFAEAIGYPVIVRPAFTLGGTGGGMCSNAEELREIAGNGLKLSPVTQCLIERSIAGFKEIEYEVMRDSADNALVVCNMENFDPVGIHTGDSIVFAPTQTLSDIENQLLRDASLSIIRALKIEGGCNVQLALDPKSFKYYVIEVNPRVSRSSALASKATGYPIAKLAAKIAVGLTLDEMTNPVTGTTYALFEPALDYVVAKIPRFPFDKFERGERRLGTQMKATGEVMAIGRNIEESLLKACRSLEIGLYHNEMPELSEVSDDALFEKIVKAQDDRLFYVSEAIRRGFAISEIADLTKIDLFFLDKLLHIFELEQELLASQGDAEVLRKAKSYGFSDRKIADLWQITPEQLRAFRLEHKLVPVYKMVDTCAAEFTSETPYFYSTYDWENESVRSDKESVIVLGSGPIRIGQGVEFDYATVHSVKALQAAGYEAIIMNSNPETVSTDFSISDKLYFEPLTFEDVMNVIELEQPKGVIVQFGGQTAINLAEPLAKAGIKILGTQVADLDRAEDRDLFEKALKELDIPQPPGQTATNEQEALQAARKIGFPVLVRPSYVLGGRAMEIVENEEDLRSYMRTAVKASPEHPVLVDSYLVGRECEVDAISDGQNVLIPGIMEHIERAGVHSGDSMAVYPPQTLSSSLQATIADYTKRLALGLNCIGMMNIQFVIKDETVYVIEVNPRASRTVPFLSKVTDIPMAQVATQLILGAKLPDLGFEDGLYPESPHVHVKAPVFSFTKLAKVDSLLGPEMKSTGEVMGSDLTLEKALYKAFEASYFHLPAFGNVIFTIADDTKAEALALARRFANVGYSIFATAGTADYFRENGLEAVLVNKLGEDDENDIPALVRRGKVQAIINTVGNKRTFDEDGQTIRSSAIEHGVPLFTAIDTAAAMIRVLESRSFLTQAI, encoded by the coding sequence ATGCCAAAACGTACAGATATTCAAAAAATTATGGTAATCGGTTCAGGTCCTATCGTCATCGGTCAGGCTGCTGAATTTGACTATGCAGGGACTCAGGCCTGTCTGGCTTTGAAAGAAGAAGGCTACAGTGTGGTTCTTGTCAATTCAAATCCTGCCACGATTATGACTGATAAAGAGATTGCAGATCAAGTCTATATTGAACCTATCACAATTGAATTTGTTACCAGAATCCTGCGTAAAGAGCGTCCGGATGCTCTTTTGCCTACCTTAGGAGGGCAGACAGGACTAAATATGGCTATGGAATTGGCTAAAGCCGGTATCCTTGATGAGCTGGGTGTAGAGCTTTTGGGAACAAAGCTGTCTGCCATTGACCAGGCAGAGGACCGGGATTTGTTCAAACAGCTTATGGAAGAGCTCGATCAGCCTATTCCCGAATCGGAAATTGTCAACAGTGTGGCAGAAGCGCTGGATTTTGCAGAAGCTATCGGCTATCCAGTCATTGTTCGCCCGGCCTTTACTTTGGGCGGAACTGGCGGCGGTATGTGCAGCAATGCTGAAGAACTTCGTGAGATTGCCGGCAACGGTCTTAAGCTGTCTCCAGTGACGCAGTGCCTGATTGAACGGTCGATTGCTGGATTTAAGGAAATTGAATACGAAGTGATGCGCGACAGTGCTGATAATGCTCTTGTCGTCTGCAATATGGAGAATTTCGATCCGGTTGGTATTCATACAGGCGATTCCATTGTTTTTGCGCCGACCCAGACACTGTCTGATATTGAAAATCAGCTGCTGCGCGATGCCAGCCTCAGTATCATCCGCGCACTTAAAATTGAAGGCGGCTGCAATGTTCAGCTGGCTCTGGATCCCAAAAGTTTTAAATACTATGTGATTGAAGTGAATCCCCGTGTTTCCCGTTCCTCGGCTCTGGCTTCAAAAGCAACCGGTTATCCGATTGCAAAATTAGCGGCAAAAATTGCTGTTGGACTGACACTGGATGAGATGACTAATCCGGTTACAGGAACCACTTATGCTCTGTTTGAGCCGGCTCTTGACTATGTTGTGGCTAAGATACCGCGCTTTCCTTTTGATAAATTCGAGCGAGGCGAGCGCCGTTTGGGGACGCAAATGAAGGCGACCGGAGAAGTCATGGCTATTGGCCGCAATATTGAAGAAAGTTTGCTGAAAGCCTGCCGTTCCTTAGAAATTGGCCTTTATCACAACGAAATGCCGGAATTGAGCGAAGTCAGCGATGATGCACTTTTTGAAAAAATCGTTAAGGCCCAGGATGATCGGCTTTTCTACGTATCAGAAGCTATCAGGCGTGGTTTTGCTATTTCCGAAATTGCCGATTTGACTAAAATTGATCTCTTTTTCTTAGATAAACTGCTGCATATTTTTGAACTTGAACAAGAACTGCTGGCGTCTCAGGGGGACGCAGAAGTGTTGAGAAAAGCCAAAAGCTACGGCTTTTCGGATCGCAAAATTGCTGATTTGTGGCAGATTACTCCGGAGCAGCTGCGCGCTTTCCGCTTAGAGCATAAGCTTGTCCCGGTTTATAAGATGGTGGATACCTGTGCGGCTGAATTTACGTCAGAAACGCCTTATTTTTACTCAACCTATGACTGGGAAAATGAATCTGTTCGTTCTGACAAGGAGTCTGTTATCGTATTGGGTTCAGGTCCGATTCGTATCGGCCAGGGAGTGGAATTTGACTACGCTACGGTCCATTCAGTCAAAGCCCTCCAGGCAGCCGGTTACGAAGCCATTATCATGAATTCAAATCCGGAAACCGTTTCAACCGACTTTTCAATCTCAGATAAACTGTATTTTGAACCTTTAACCTTTGAGGATGTCATGAATGTCATTGAACTGGAACAGCCTAAAGGGGTCATTGTTCAATTCGGCGGTCAGACAGCTATCAATTTAGCTGAGCCTTTAGCGAAGGCCGGTATCAAGATTCTGGGAACACAGGTGGCTGATTTGGATCGTGCTGAAGACAGAGACCTTTTTGAAAAAGCCCTTAAAGAACTTGATATTCCTCAGCCGCCTGGTCAAACAGCTACTAATGAGCAGGAGGCCCTGCAGGCTGCCCGCAAAATCGGTTTCCCGGTTCTTGTACGCCCATCGTACGTTTTAGGCGGCCGGGCTATGGAAATTGTCGAAAATGAGGAAGACCTGCGGTCATACATGCGAACAGCGGTTAAGGCCAGTCCGGAACACCCAGTGCTGGTTGATTCTTACCTTGTCGGCCGGGAATGTGAAGTGGATGCCATTTCTGACGGGCAAAATGTCCTGATTCCGGGGATTATGGAGCATATCGAACGTGCCGGTGTGCATTCGGGAGATTCTATGGCAGTTTATCCGCCTCAGACCCTGTCCTCATCCCTTCAGGCAACAATTGCAGACTATACGAAACGCTTAGCATTGGGACTTAATTGTATCGGCATGATGAATATCCAGTTTGTCATTAAAGATGAAACGGTTTATGTTATCGAGGTCAATCCGCGCGCCAGCCGGACAGTACCCTTCCTGTCAAAAGTCACCGATATTCCTATGGCGCAGGTAGCTACTCAGCTGATCTTGGGCGCTAAGCTCCCTGACTTGGGCTTTGAAGACGGTCTGTATCCAGAGAGCCCCCATGTCCATGTCAAGGCACCAGTCTTCTCGTTTACGAAACTGGCCAAAGTGGACAGCTTGCTTGGACCGGAGATGAAATCAACCGGCGAAGTGATGGGGTCGGATCTGACGCTCGAAAAAGCCCTTTATAAGGCTTTTGAAGCTTCTTATTTTCATCTGCCTGCATTTGGCAATGTTATCTTTACGATTGCTGATGACACAAAAGCAGAAGCCCTTGCTTTAGCCCGCCGTTTTGCTAATGTCGGTTACAGCATTTTTGCGACAGCAGGGACAGCTGACTATTTTCGAGAAAATGGTTTAGAGGCCGTTTTGGTCAATAAACTGGGAGAGGATGACGAGAATGATATTCCGGCTTTGGTCCGCCGAGGTAAGGTCCAAGCGATTATTAATACGGTCGGCAATAAGCGAACCTTTGACGAAGACGGGCAGACCATCCGCAGTTCAGCCATTGAACACGGAGTTCCGCTCTTTACAGCCATCGATACAGCAGCGGCTATGATTCGTGTACTGGAAAGCAGAAGTTTTCTGACTCAGGCCATCTAG
- a CDS encoding efflux RND transporter periplasmic adaptor subunit, with the protein MAKKRSSKKLSKRTKGIIWGAAAACVLIIGLILYLQQASSQSNSVSKEYSLVNAAEGSVNSTTLLSGTVKATSEQYVYFDSSKGTQATVNVSVGDQVTAGQQLVQYDATAAQAAYDSAVRSANKIARQIEYLKTYGNLPTTESSVDEETGEATTTTVPPTQQATASYNQQLQDLNDSYADAQSEIAKAQEALNQTIITSDVTGTVVEVNHDVDPSSKESQTLVHVVTEGQLRIEGTLTEYDLANISNGQQVKITSKVYPDQEWTGTISHISNYPKEGNAGNTANAASGSSGSSGSSSGASYEYRADITSPLNELKQGFTVSVEVVNDTKHILVPLMAIVNEGKKNYVWVYDDSSSKIKKAEVSLGSADAKSQEITGGLELGQIIIENPDKDFQDGQKIENTVSGDTDSAKDK; encoded by the coding sequence ATGGCTAAGAAGAGAAGTAGTAAGAAATTAAGCAAAAGAACAAAAGGAATAATCTGGGGAGCCGCAGCCGCCTGTGTCCTGATTATTGGTCTTATATTGTATCTGCAGCAGGCAAGCTCGCAGTCTAATTCTGTATCTAAGGAATATTCTTTGGTTAATGCTGCAGAAGGCAGTGTGAACTCGACGACCTTATTGTCAGGAACAGTTAAAGCGACTTCAGAGCAGTATGTCTACTTTGACAGCAGTAAGGGAACACAGGCAACAGTCAATGTATCTGTAGGCGATCAGGTAACTGCCGGCCAGCAGCTGGTTCAGTATGACGCAACAGCAGCTCAGGCAGCCTATGACAGTGCTGTCAGATCAGCCAATAAAATTGCCCGTCAGATCGAGTATCTGAAAACATACGGCAATCTGCCGACAACAGAAAGTTCAGTGGATGAAGAAACAGGGGAGGCCACAACAACTACAGTTCCTCCGACACAGCAGGCCACAGCTAGCTATAATCAGCAGCTGCAAGATCTTAACGATTCTTATGCGGATGCTCAAAGTGAAATTGCTAAAGCTCAGGAAGCACTCAATCAAACAATTATTACCAGTGACGTTACTGGGACAGTTGTTGAAGTGAATCATGATGTTGATCCATCCTCAAAAGAAAGCCAAACCTTGGTTCATGTTGTTACAGAAGGACAGCTGCGGATTGAAGGAACTTTGACAGAATATGATTTGGCTAATATCAGCAATGGTCAGCAAGTCAAAATCACTTCTAAAGTTTACCCTGATCAAGAGTGGACGGGAACGATTTCCCATATTTCAAATTACCCTAAGGAAGGAAATGCTGGAAACACAGCGAATGCTGCTTCTGGAAGTTCCGGATCGTCTGGCAGTTCAAGCGGAGCCAGCTATGAATACAGGGCTGACATTACCAGCCCCTTAAACGAATTGAAACAAGGGTTTACTGTTTCTGTTGAAGTGGTAAATGATACGAAGCATATTTTGGTGCCGCTGATGGCAATTGTCAATGAAGGAAAGAAAAACTATGTCTGGGTTTATGACGATAGTTCTTCTAAAATAAAAAAGGCCGAAGTCAGTTTGGGGAGTGCTGATGCCAAATCACAAGAAATTACAGGTGGTTTAGAGCTTGGGCAAATCATTATCGAAAATCCTGATAAGGACTTTCAGGACGGTCAAAAAATTGAGAATACCGTGTCAGGAGATACCGATTCTGCTAAAGACAAGTAA
- a CDS encoding ABC transporter ATP-binding protein — MTKDRKQLISLHHITKSYKNGDQELQVLKGIDLTVDEGEFLAIMGPSGSGKSTLMNIIGLLDRPTSGDYSLNSNQVEKLTDKKLAAVRNEEIGFVFQQFFLLSKLNALQNVELPLIYAGVGVGQRRKLAQQFLEKVELSDRIKHLPSELSGGQKQRVAIARALVNDPAIILADEPTGALDTKTGQQIMELLTELNQEGKTIIMVTHEPEIADFAKRRIVIRDGEISADTTDSVRID, encoded by the coding sequence ATGACAAAGGACAGAAAACAGTTGATCAGCCTGCATCATATCACCAAATCCTATAAAAACGGCGATCAAGAATTACAAGTCTTAAAAGGGATAGACCTGACAGTTGATGAAGGAGAATTCTTAGCTATCATGGGTCCTTCCGGTTCAGGAAAATCCACTTTGATGAATATTATCGGTCTGCTTGACCGGCCGACTTCGGGTGACTACAGTTTAAACAGCAATCAGGTTGAAAAACTGACAGATAAAAAACTGGCAGCGGTTCGCAATGAAGAAATCGGTTTTGTTTTCCAGCAATTCTTCCTGCTTTCAAAATTAAACGCTCTGCAAAATGTTGAGCTGCCTTTAATATATGCAGGAGTGGGTGTCGGTCAGCGCCGAAAGCTGGCCCAGCAGTTTTTAGAGAAAGTTGAACTGTCTGACCGCATCAAACATCTGCCGTCCGAACTATCCGGGGGTCAAAAGCAAAGAGTCGCTATTGCTCGGGCTCTGGTCAATGATCCGGCTATTATTCTGGCGGATGAACCAACCGGTGCTCTTGATACTAAAACCGGTCAGCAGATTATGGAGCTCCTGACAGAGCTCAATCAGGAAGGCAAAACCATCATTATGGTAACGCATGAGCCTGAAATTGCCGATTTTGCTAAGCGCCGGATTGTTATCCGAGACGGAGAAATTAGTGCCGACACTACAGATAGTGTCAGAATTGACTAA
- a CDS encoding ABC transporter permease yields the protein MENWKFALSSIMGHKMRSFLTMLGIIIGVASVVLIMALGRGLQNGINNEVYQRQKNLNVYYKTAEQKKAEEDPFYSGSIDNLSEEAPTLKEEWVRQIAQNTDGVSGYYITNSTTSALSYGKKTIDNVNITGINGTYLSIQKFKIVSGRAFTDTDYRTFARIMMLEERLAKQLFGDSESALNQVVDLADKNYLVVGVYKDEDANSSYNPTSGGNAIMTNTQLASEFGVQENDQIYFHIDDVNQANTIGKQAGAELTKLSGARDGFYENFNMDAIIEQANQIAGMYTLAFGVIAGISLLVGGIGVMNIMLVSVTERTREIGLRKALGATRGKILSQFLIESMVLTILGGFIGLLLAYAGVQALKAPLKAQQIIPEVSLQVVVISIIFSAFIGIVFGILPANKASKLNPIEALRYE from the coding sequence ATGGAAAACTGGAAATTTGCCCTTAGTTCAATTATGGGGCATAAGATGCGTTCTTTCTTGACTATGCTGGGGATTATTATCGGTGTGGCTTCTGTTGTTCTTATTATGGCTTTGGGGAGAGGGCTGCAGAACGGGATTAATAATGAAGTTTACCAAAGACAAAAAAACTTAAATGTCTACTATAAAACAGCTGAACAAAAAAAAGCTGAAGAAGACCCATTTTATTCTGGCAGTATTGATAATTTATCAGAAGAAGCACCAACCTTAAAAGAAGAGTGGGTGCGGCAGATAGCACAAAATACTGATGGGGTTTCCGGTTACTATATTACAAACAGTACCACCTCTGCTCTGTCTTATGGGAAAAAAACAATTGATAACGTTAATATAACAGGAATTAACGGGACCTATCTCTCTATTCAGAAATTCAAGATTGTATCAGGACGCGCTTTTACTGATACTGATTACCGAACGTTTGCCCGGATTATGATGCTGGAAGAACGTTTGGCTAAACAGCTTTTCGGAGACAGTGAATCTGCCTTGAATCAGGTTGTGGATTTAGCAGATAAAAATTATTTAGTGGTGGGTGTTTACAAGGATGAAGATGCCAATAGTTCTTACAATCCTACATCAGGCGGCAATGCTATCATGACCAATACTCAGCTGGCCAGTGAATTTGGTGTTCAGGAGAATGACCAAATTTATTTTCATATTGATGATGTCAACCAAGCCAATACAATCGGTAAACAGGCTGGTGCTGAGCTGACTAAATTATCAGGTGCCAGAGATGGTTTTTATGAAAATTTCAATATGGATGCTATTATCGAACAAGCCAATCAAATAGCTGGTATGTACACACTGGCCTTTGGTGTAATTGCCGGAATCTCCCTGCTTGTGGGCGGTATCGGTGTGATGAACATTATGCTGGTTTCTGTAACCGAGAGAACTCGGGAAATTGGCTTGCGTAAAGCATTAGGAGCCACACGCGGGAAAATACTGAGCCAGTTTTTGATCGAGTCCATGGTTTTAACCATTTTAGGCGGCTTTATCGGCCTGCTTTTGGCTTATGCCGGTGTTCAGGCTTTAAAAGCCCCTTTGAAAGCCCAGCAGATTATCCCGGAAGTGTCGCTTCAGGTTGTTGTTATCAGTATTATCTTCTCAGCATTTATCGGAATTGTTTTTGGAATTTTGCCTGCCAATAAAGCAAGCAAGCTGAACCCGATTGAAGCTTTACGGTACGAATAA
- a CDS encoding TVP38/TMEM64 family protein translates to MSYHTWQRIFKLIGWLSLFATVAFLVYLFKGLNILNNPDALTKLLQERLVLGALLFFLLQIVQVVIPIIPGGVTTVVGFLTFGPLLGFILNYLGIVVGSVILFALTRHFGRQFIFLFVTEKQFHHYEKMLFTPTYEKFFILNMLSPVSPADIMVMVTGLTSMSYSRFIRIILLCKPFSIVAYGYFWIYGGRLLKKLL, encoded by the coding sequence ATGTCTTATCATACTTGGCAGAGAATTTTTAAATTAATCGGCTGGCTGTCTCTTTTTGCAACGGTTGCTTTTCTTGTTTATCTGTTTAAAGGTTTAAATATTTTAAACAATCCGGATGCCTTAACTAAGCTTTTGCAGGAACGTCTTGTTTTAGGTGCTTTGCTTTTTTTCCTGCTGCAGATTGTTCAGGTTGTTATTCCAATTATACCAGGCGGTGTGACAACGGTTGTCGGTTTTTTGACCTTTGGTCCGCTGCTTGGTTTTATTCTGAATTATCTGGGTATTGTGGTTGGCAGTGTCATTTTGTTTGCTCTGACACGTCATTTCGGCAGGCAATTCATCTTTCTATTTGTGACAGAAAAGCAATTTCACCACTACGAAAAAATGCTCTTTACACCGACTTATGAAAAATTTTTTATTTTAAATATGCTCTCTCCCGTTTCACCGGCTGATATCATGGTTATGGTGACAGGGCTCACCAGTATGTCATACAGCCGTTTTATCAGGATTATCCTGCTCTGTAAGCCATTTTCTATTGTAGCCTATGGGTATTTTTGGATTTACGGCGGCCGGCTGTTAAAGAAACTGTTATAA